TTAGTACTATGCCAAGGACCAAGGTCTGGAAgcataaaattgtaaaaaaaaaaccaactatttttttttaacataagaaACCTGAACCATGCTCCATAAAATCTGCTACAAGAAGTACTCTGCAGAAATTTATGAAACAAGAtcttttgatattcaatcacaAACAGGGATATTACTAGACTAGATGTATATTACCCCTTCAGATAAATAGTGGAAGGGACTTGTGTTCTAAACCGAGATGCTTCTCTGCTAGGAAGCTCCCTAAGAACATCCTTCAAGCCTGATAAAACATAAAGCATATCAGACAATCTGATCGAGAAAGAAAACAGAACTGTTATCGCTTGACATATCATTATCTCTACAACCCTTAGCCATGGACACAGGCCAATATAGACAgataaatatttaacaaaagaaAGAGACGATAAGTTTACAAACCCCCTGCTTGTCTTTCTATCTTATAAGCAGAGTTGATGGCAGTATGTATTTGCTTTCCTGCCTGCCTGAATAGAATTTTAAGCAGAAAGCATTATTAACAGATGAATGAGATATCTTATAAATGAAGCTTGAATACAGGCAACGGACTGAAAGAATAGAAAAACCTGAGTTTTTTTCCCCCTCGTAACAAGTCATCTTCTGCTTGCATTGCCTTTTTCTAATGTATTAAGCACACGTGTCATTTCTAAATCCAGATGAGTCAACATCACAATTATTACTTTCACAATCAAAGCCATTAAAAAGTTTCCAACTATCTGTTTGAAATCTCACGCCTCCCTCAtatgaacttttatttaatgTCTTTGAGTGGAAGCAAAAGGAGAGGGGTGGTATCAAGAAGGTGTAAACCTTTCTTGAAAAGCAGTAAGTACGACTGAAGAATGCTTCAGGTATTGGTGTCAAGCAC
The nucleotide sequence above comes from Primulina huaijiensis isolate GDHJ02 unplaced genomic scaffold, ASM1229523v2 scaffold43325, whole genome shotgun sequence. Encoded proteins:
- the LOC140970042 gene encoding RGS1-HXK1-interacting protein 1-like isoform X2, with product MATGAVLCLGLLGLKRTRQFLYYNSMRLFVSEEVLLSRADVKVKELRQSMDVLKAEAEKLEKKAMQAEDDLLRGGKKLRQAGKQIHTAINSAYKIERQAGGLKDVLRELPSREASRFRTQSTSCSRFYGAWFRL
- the LOC140970042 gene encoding RGS1-HXK1-interacting protein 1-like isoform X3 translates to MATGAVLCLGLLGLKRTRQFLYYNSMRLFVSEEVLLSRADVKVKELRQSMDVLKAEAEKLEKKAMQAEDDLLRGGKKLRQAGKQIHTAINSAYKIERQAGGLKDVLRELPSREASRFRTQVPSTIYLKGL